One genomic region from Evansella sp. LMS18 encodes:
- the htpX gene encoding protease HtpX, with translation MGKRVLFFILTNILVMTTIVIVWGLIVSFTDIGGTFDTGGPGLGIDLVALGVFSLLVGFTGSFISLAMSRWMAKKMMKVKVLDPNDNLTSQERAVVEKVHRLSRAAGLPHMPEVGIYQSPEVNAFATGPSKKRSLVAVSSGLLNSMDDDAVEGVIAHEVAHVANGDMVTMTLLQGVVNTFVVFFSRIAAILVSRLVRSEMQTVVRFAAIIIFQILFSILGSIVVMAFSRYREFHADRGGADLAGRDKMAHALRSLKRHVDRANVNNDRTDDSAIATMKISGKGGVAKLFSSHPDLDERIARLEER, from the coding sequence ATGGGGAAAAGAGTTTTATTTTTTATTTTGACAAACATTCTCGTTATGACAACGATTGTTATCGTCTGGGGGCTTATCGTTTCATTCACAGACATCGGCGGCACTTTTGATACTGGCGGCCCTGGCCTGGGAATAGATTTAGTTGCTCTTGGCGTATTCAGTCTTTTAGTTGGTTTTACTGGTTCCTTTATCTCTCTTGCCATGTCCAGATGGATGGCAAAGAAGATGATGAAAGTAAAAGTGCTCGATCCGAACGACAATTTAACTTCACAGGAGCGTGCAGTAGTTGAAAAGGTGCACCGCCTTTCCCGTGCTGCAGGGCTTCCTCACATGCCGGAAGTCGGGATCTACCAGTCACCTGAAGTAAACGCCTTTGCAACAGGACCTTCGAAAAAGCGTTCCCTCGTGGCTGTATCATCAGGACTGCTTAATTCCATGGATGATGATGCCGTCGAAGGTGTTATCGCACACGAGGTTGCCCACGTTGCCAACGGCGATATGGTTACGATGACACTGCTTCAGGGGGTAGTTAACACGTTTGTTGTTTTCTTCTCCAGAATAGCTGCAATCCTAGTATCCAGACTCGTACGTTCCGAAATGCAGACTGTTGTACGTTTCGCAGCAATTATCATTTTCCAGATCCTGTTCTCGATCCTTGGAAGTATCGTCGTTATGGCATTCTCCCGTTACCGTGAATTCCATGCGGACCGTGGCGGAGCCGACCTGGCAGGCCGTGATAAAATGGCACACGCGCTTCGTTCCCTTAAAAGACATGTTGACCGTGCGAATGTTAACAATGACCGCACCGATGACTCAGCAATCGCTACAATGAAAATCAGCGGAAAAGGCGGAGTGGCCAAGCTGTTCTCCTCCCACCCTGATCTCGATGAGCGAATCGCACGCCTTGAAGAGCGTTAA
- a CDS encoding DUF3231 family protein → MESEVPGMPNPFEAVWNMLKIGVDSADEPTAPLNIIEAGDCWKYMTMVENFLRYEETGMNTSTDDEIREMLNDVIKVCESQAERLSKFMKQEGIPLPDVTSAKPVSNPNEIPLGVKLTDDEIANGIAFKMVLCAQHCAKGQADAIRYDIGMLWLEFFSEWVTFGATLKALMRKRGWLKVPPYYYTPGSPQEK, encoded by the coding sequence ATGGAAAGTGAGGTGCCAGGAATGCCAAATCCTTTTGAGGCTGTATGGAATATGTTGAAAATCGGAGTGGATTCTGCAGATGAACCAACCGCTCCGCTGAATATTATAGAGGCGGGTGACTGCTGGAAATACATGACAATGGTTGAGAATTTCCTCCGTTATGAGGAAACGGGGATGAATACATCTACAGATGACGAAATAAGAGAAATGCTGAACGATGTGATTAAAGTGTGTGAATCACAGGCAGAAAGGCTTTCGAAGTTTATGAAACAGGAAGGGATACCTTTACCAGATGTTACTTCCGCAAAGCCGGTCTCCAACCCTAATGAAATTCCTCTTGGAGTTAAACTCACTGATGATGAAATCGCAAACGGAATTGCATTTAAAATGGTATTATGCGCGCAGCATTGTGCAAAAGGCCAGGCAGATGCCATTCGTTATGATATTGGAATGCTTTGGCTTGAGTTTTTCTCTGAATGGGTGACATTCGGAGCTACTTTGAAAGCGCTGATGAGGAAGCGGGGGTGGCTTAAAGTACCGCCGTACTATTACACTCCAGGCTCCCCGCAGGAAAAATAA
- a CDS encoding ABC transporter ATP-binding protein: protein MIETVNLTKKYGAFTALDDLNLTVSEGTVFGFVGQNGAGKSTTFQILATLMAPTYGTAFINGLEVTKEPEKVRRVIGYMPDFFGVYDQFKASEYLDFYGSSYGLSQRERSEVIPQLLELVNLSHKHDSYVDLLSRGMKQRLCLARSLIHDPKVLILDEPASGLDPRARIEMREILKELKTMGKTIIISSHILPELAEMCDEIGVIDHGKLIATGSVSDIQEQLQQQKEIVVTVSRELEKTVRFFEDNPDVINVQKGPNGTIRFGYKGSDEKQQALLKKAVLEDIPLLSFRPIEKNLEDVFMEITKEVEKA from the coding sequence GTGATTGAGACAGTTAATTTAACAAAAAAGTATGGTGCATTTACTGCCCTCGATGACTTGAACCTCACTGTCTCTGAAGGGACGGTCTTCGGGTTTGTGGGACAGAACGGAGCAGGGAAATCCACAACATTTCAGATATTGGCCACCTTGATGGCTCCCACTTACGGAACAGCTTTCATTAACGGACTGGAAGTGACGAAGGAGCCGGAAAAGGTAAGGCGGGTTATCGGCTATATGCCCGACTTCTTCGGTGTGTACGATCAGTTCAAAGCGAGCGAATACCTTGATTTTTACGGGAGCAGCTATGGCCTCTCACAGAGAGAACGTTCCGAGGTTATTCCACAGCTCCTGGAGCTGGTCAATCTGTCTCATAAACATGATTCCTACGTGGATCTCCTTTCAAGGGGGATGAAGCAGCGGCTTTGTCTGGCCAGGTCGCTCATTCATGACCCGAAAGTGCTTATTCTTGATGAACCTGCCTCAGGGCTCGATCCACGGGCGCGGATTGAGATGAGAGAAATCCTTAAAGAGTTAAAGACGATGGGCAAAACAATTATTATTTCTTCCCATATTCTCCCGGAGCTCGCTGAAATGTGTGATGAAATCGGTGTTATCGACCATGGGAAGCTCATTGCTACTGGATCCGTTTCCGACATTCAGGAGCAACTGCAGCAGCAGAAAGAGATTGTTGTCACTGTTTCAAGGGAGCTTGAGAAAACGGTGAGATTTTTTGAAGACAATCCGGACGTAATTAACGTGCAGAAAGGACCGAACGGGACAATCCGGTTTGGGTATAAAGGGTCAGATGAAAAACAGCAGGCCCTCCTGAAAAAAGCCGTTCTGGAAGATATCCCGCTCCTGAGTTTCCGCCCGATAGAGAAAAACCTGGAGGATGTTTTTATGGAAATTACGAAAGAGGTGGAAAAAGCATGA
- a CDS encoding ABC transporter permease, whose translation MKSALLNPVLNKEIRLRFRSAKSFLGIAAYLAILGLISLGFIGMTLSFDYAGVFRPEESRSMFLMISMLQLALVIFITPGLTAGVISSERERQTLPILLTTAQSSSSIILSKLASSLSYLLLIVFASAPLYMIVFLFGGISPVSILASFALYVFTMLVIGSIGVLMSTLIRRTILAMVTTYSVAFFLTGGIAVIAMMLTNFSYAYYSQGTDYIWPYIFASVNIPVMFFSVFEGSVMTELQTMAGTSFSPWITFFIFYSLIIAGCLLIAVRKLRPRMKTKAKPAEKMA comes from the coding sequence ATGAAATCTGCACTCTTAAATCCTGTGCTTAATAAAGAGATCCGCCTGCGTTTCCGTTCGGCGAAAAGCTTTCTTGGAATTGCCGCCTACCTGGCGATTCTCGGGTTAATCTCCCTCGGTTTCATCGGTATGACACTGAGCTTTGATTATGCGGGGGTATTCCGCCCGGAAGAGAGCCGGAGTATGTTTTTGATGATCAGCATGCTTCAGCTTGCTCTCGTAATCTTTATCACTCCGGGCCTGACTGCAGGTGTAATCAGCAGTGAAAGGGAGAGGCAGACACTGCCGATTCTCCTTACAACTGCCCAGTCTTCCAGTTCCATCATATTGAGCAAGCTTGCATCATCCCTGTCTTATTTATTGCTCATTGTCTTTGCATCGGCTCCTTTATATATGATTGTTTTCCTTTTCGGGGGAATATCGCCTGTGAGCATTTTGGCCAGCTTTGCCCTTTACGTTTTTACCATGCTTGTCATCGGCAGTATCGGCGTTCTGATGTCCACACTGATCCGCCGGACGATTCTCGCGATGGTGACAACATACAGCGTGGCATTTTTCCTTACTGGAGGAATTGCTGTTATTGCAATGATGCTGACTAATTTCAGCTATGCGTACTATTCTCAGGGGACGGATTATATCTGGCCGTACATTTTCGCTTCTGTCAATATACCAGTGATGTTCTTTTCCGTTTTTGAAGGGTCAGTGATGACAGAACTGCAGACGATGGCCGGAACAAGCTTTTCCCCATGGATTACTTTCTTTATCTTTTACAGTCTGATTATCGCCGGCTGTCTTCTGATTGCTGTCCGCAAGCTCCGTCCAAGGATGAAGACGAAAGCAAAGCCGGCTGAAAAAATGGCATAA
- a CDS encoding MoxR family ATPase, which produces MKIVEETEYEQAREQLQAVKSSVQSFIVGQEEAVNEILWAMFAGGHALLEGLPGVGKTMMIRTISEALELRFSRIQFTPDLMPADITGTMMIEPDEHGKQQFIFHKGPVFANIVLADEINRATPKTQSALLEAMGEKTVTVIGETKDLPGPFFVLATQNPIDLEGTYPLPEAQMDRFLCKINISYPGRDELKMIVERTVTKEREKVSPVITGEDMLQIQRLASGILVADEMLDFAVNLIMATHSDNELAPESVLQYVRFGSGPRGLQSLVKIAKVRALMEGRYHVSIGDLKHAALPVLRHRIFLNFEGEAAGVSTDELIKDAVEAVSVAEAV; this is translated from the coding sequence GTGAAAATAGTGGAGGAAACAGAATATGAACAGGCTCGTGAACAGCTGCAGGCAGTGAAATCATCAGTACAGTCTTTCATCGTCGGCCAGGAGGAAGCAGTAAACGAGATTTTATGGGCGATGTTTGCCGGCGGGCACGCTCTTCTGGAAGGGCTCCCAGGAGTGGGGAAAACGATGATGATCAGAACGATCTCCGAAGCACTTGAGCTTCGTTTTTCGAGGATACAGTTTACTCCTGACCTCATGCCGGCCGATATTACCGGTACGATGATGATTGAACCGGATGAGCATGGGAAGCAGCAGTTTATTTTTCACAAGGGTCCTGTTTTTGCAAATATCGTCCTTGCAGACGAGATTAACCGGGCAACGCCGAAAACACAGAGTGCTTTGCTGGAGGCGATGGGGGAAAAAACAGTGACAGTGATCGGGGAAACGAAGGATCTTCCAGGACCGTTCTTCGTGCTGGCTACACAGAACCCCATCGATCTCGAAGGGACGTATCCCCTTCCTGAAGCACAGATGGACCGTTTTCTCTGTAAGATTAACATCTCCTATCCTGGCAGGGATGAGTTGAAGATGATAGTTGAGCGTACAGTGACAAAGGAGCGGGAGAAAGTCAGCCCTGTTATTACAGGCGAAGATATGTTGCAAATTCAGCGGCTTGCCAGCGGCATCCTTGTGGCAGATGAGATGCTGGACTTTGCAGTGAACCTGATTATGGCGACACACAGCGATAATGAACTGGCTCCCGAATCGGTCCTCCAGTACGTCAGGTTCGGTTCCGGGCCAAGGGGGCTGCAAAGTTTAGTGAAGATTGCCAAGGTGAGAGCTTTAATGGAGGGGCGTTATCATGTTTCCATCGGAGATTTGAAACATGCGGCACTTCCGGTGCTCAGGCACAGGATCTTTCTGAACTTTGAAGGGGAAGCAGCAGGGGTTTCCACGGATGAACTGATTAAGGATGCAGTAGAGGCCGTGTCTGTGGCGGAGGCAGTTTAA
- a CDS encoding DUF58 domain-containing protein, with protein sequence MLLSSSLRTRLSQYHWQTAQLKRGMQKGKRRSATFGSSLDFSDFRAYQPGDDVRQIDWNVYARTNRHYIKRYLDEQELSLAVYLDCSLSMGLEEEKWQMAKTLAAAIGYTGLLNDDRVSVIPVSEKGHAFSRKKGVVFANQMLRQMEGIEAGETGSFTEKLPRYRQQKTALSFIISDFLEPVEQVVDQLKLIHTNQQLRVIHMLSEKEMNPELSGDVKLINVEQETDTVQVSVTRGVISSYKERLREHSRQIEKTCIDRGIGYVQVSTGQSIDEILFSRMRKKGWLA encoded by the coding sequence ATGCTGCTGTCTTCCAGTTTACGGACAAGGCTCAGCCAGTATCACTGGCAGACTGCACAACTTAAGCGAGGGATGCAAAAAGGAAAGAGACGCTCAGCAACATTCGGAAGCTCTCTGGACTTCTCTGACTTCAGGGCTTACCAGCCAGGTGATGATGTACGGCAAATTGACTGGAATGTGTATGCGAGAACCAACCGCCATTATATAAAACGTTATTTAGATGAGCAGGAATTGTCTCTTGCAGTCTATCTGGACTGTTCCCTTTCTATGGGGCTGGAAGAAGAGAAGTGGCAGATGGCGAAAACATTAGCTGCAGCGATTGGTTACACAGGTTTATTAAACGACGACAGAGTTTCTGTAATTCCTGTTTCAGAGAAGGGACATGCTTTTTCACGGAAAAAAGGGGTTGTCTTCGCAAATCAGATGCTGAGGCAAATGGAAGGAATTGAGGCGGGAGAGACTGGCAGTTTCACAGAAAAACTCCCCCGGTATCGGCAGCAGAAGACTGCTTTGAGCTTCATTATCAGCGATTTTCTTGAACCTGTGGAGCAGGTGGTAGACCAGCTGAAGCTCATCCACACGAACCAGCAGCTCAGAGTCATTCATATGCTCAGCGAAAAAGAAATGAATCCGGAACTGTCTGGGGATGTAAAGCTTATTAATGTGGAGCAGGAGACAGATACAGTGCAGGTAAGTGTTACAAGAGGAGTGATTTCCTCCTACAAGGAGCGGTTAAGGGAGCACTCCCGTCAGATAGAGAAGACATGCATTGACCGGGGAATCGGGTATGTGCAGGTAAGCACTGGCCAGTCCATAGACGAGATTCTTTTCAGCAGAATGAGGAAAAAAGGCTGGCTGGCATAG
- a CDS encoding VWA domain-containing protein: MGILAPAFFGLSIFIGGLVIFYMFRKQYDEEIVSSNILWEQVMNERQASKWWRKLQRQLLLLLQILILLLLMFALARPFLYAEGVEGDHVIFIVDSSATMAAFTDEETTRFDQAKTDMLELADKLSREQAVSVISAGASPELAVAREFDKDLVKNQIEALNLTYEHSNFSQALSLAGALSQQQSASIHIFSDHVTEDMIEEASQGQPVHVVNYGTMTEGNIAVTTFGVSTGRHTAEAVITLKNEGGEAEAAELTVFADGVPSYSETVAMPAGEEIVVSAEELPHGIYYKAEINTEDSYPLDNKAFAFSSSEQAAVLYLIGDINPFLHKVLLQLGPEIIQAEELNDVHEPAAGSILVTSNPDVTEGEQPFLLLADPEEEFTSLEGELITRRGEELFEYADLRELYVSQAYKPDGSSPVASASGETIMESGGVPLMEKGLVKGQPYVQMFFQIEDSDWPLQPSFPVFVYNALEFLQGETGHLGYFSPGESRPLQLETGGTHRIIDEAGVEIGIFDRDEETFQAPREPGLYYLADSEEQYTYFAVNLDDREKEAVEAASFSIEGSGNGLPAESARTEWWPWLLFGGFIVLVIEWEVYRRGIRT; the protein is encoded by the coding sequence ATGGGGATACTCGCGCCTGCATTTTTCGGACTTTCTATATTTATTGGCGGATTGGTGATCTTTTACATGTTCCGGAAACAGTATGACGAGGAGATCGTTTCCTCGAATATATTATGGGAACAAGTGATGAATGAAAGACAGGCGTCTAAATGGTGGAGAAAGCTTCAGCGCCAGCTGCTTTTATTGCTGCAGATTCTTATTCTTCTCCTGCTCATGTTCGCTCTTGCCCGTCCGTTTTTATATGCAGAAGGTGTAGAAGGAGATCATGTTATTTTTATCGTGGACAGCTCTGCAACGATGGCAGCCTTTACAGACGAAGAAACAACGAGATTCGACCAGGCGAAAACAGATATGCTGGAGCTGGCAGACAAGCTAAGCCGGGAACAGGCAGTCAGTGTGATTTCTGCTGGCGCATCTCCTGAACTGGCTGTTGCACGGGAGTTTGATAAAGATCTGGTAAAAAATCAAATTGAAGCTTTAAATTTAACGTACGAGCACAGCAATTTCAGCCAGGCACTGTCCTTAGCCGGAGCGCTCAGCCAGCAGCAGTCGGCCAGTATTCATATATTCAGCGACCATGTTACGGAAGATATGATAGAGGAAGCTTCGCAAGGCCAGCCTGTGCATGTAGTAAATTACGGCACGATGACAGAAGGGAATATTGCAGTTACGACGTTTGGGGTCAGTACTGGCAGGCATACGGCAGAGGCGGTGATTACTTTAAAAAATGAAGGCGGTGAAGCGGAGGCAGCTGAGTTAACTGTTTTTGCCGACGGAGTGCCGAGCTACTCAGAGACTGTGGCAATGCCTGCCGGAGAAGAAATCGTTGTATCTGCAGAAGAGCTTCCCCATGGAATATATTATAAAGCGGAAATAAATACGGAAGACAGTTACCCCCTTGATAACAAAGCCTTCGCTTTCTCGTCTTCTGAGCAGGCAGCTGTGCTGTATTTAATCGGGGATATTAATCCTTTTTTGCATAAAGTACTGCTTCAGTTGGGGCCTGAAATTATCCAGGCGGAGGAGCTGAATGATGTACATGAGCCGGCGGCCGGCAGTATTTTGGTCACTTCAAATCCGGATGTAACAGAAGGTGAGCAACCGTTTCTCCTTCTCGCTGACCCGGAAGAGGAATTTACTTCTCTGGAAGGAGAGCTTATAACAAGACGTGGAGAAGAGCTGTTTGAATATGCTGACTTGAGGGAGCTTTATGTAAGCCAGGCATATAAACCAGATGGATCATCTCCGGTGGCTTCTGCGTCAGGAGAAACGATTATGGAAAGTGGCGGAGTCCCTTTAATGGAAAAGGGACTGGTGAAAGGGCAGCCCTATGTGCAGATGTTCTTCCAGATCGAGGATTCCGACTGGCCGCTGCAGCCCAGTTTTCCAGTGTTTGTCTATAATGCACTGGAGTTTCTTCAAGGGGAAACAGGCCATCTTGGATATTTTTCCCCTGGTGAATCCCGGCCGTTACAGCTGGAGACAGGAGGCACACACCGGATTATAGATGAGGCTGGCGTGGAAATTGGTATATTTGACCGTGATGAAGAGACTTTTCAAGCTCCTCGTGAGCCAGGTTTGTATTATTTAGCTGATAGCGAGGAGCAGTACACCTATTTTGCAGTGAACCTGGATGACAGGGAGAAGGAGGCAGTGGAGGCAGCTTCGTTTTCCATAGAAGGAAGCGGGAACGGGCTGCCGGCAGAATCAGCAAGAACGGAATGGTGGCCCTGGCTGTTATTTGGGGGATTTATAGTTTTGGTCATTGAGTGGGAGGTGTACCGGCGTGGGATTCGAACTTGA
- a CDS encoding VWA domain-containing protein — MGFELEQPLALLLFIPILIAVAVFIRSKLHLSPREKRVIVPLRILIFTLLAVALAMPNLVFTAKEVHTVFVMDRSDSNTRANSEMTSYIREAVSAKGEEDAFAIVSVGRDAVIERMISSENSFSSDWSRINGDYTNLESALQLSTSLLAEKGGRIVIMSDGNETAGDALQQASIVREQGMTVDTVPFYSQGMKDVSMKDLQVPRQMFKGENAAISVTVESTEETIALLQVMINNEAVLEEMVELKEGTNSFSFTHPVTESGTHHIRAEVYTEEDSIPENNQLSAMTIVGGSAKVLLVEGDSNQAGNALYDALVSSELDVERVTADFLPGELNSYLQYESVIFSNVSAMSVSPQQMEIIEKAVRDFGIGFIMTGGMHSFALGGYKDTPIETILPVEMEIKSEEELPSLGMVFVIDRSGSMTGHRLELAKEAAARSVELLREGDTVGVVAFDDQIWPVVETAPMDDIGEVTERILGITAGGGTDIYPGLAEGYRQLETHELQRRHIILLTDGESPETGDYKALIEGGLEDNITLSAVAVGADADHYLLEELAEYGAGRFYAVFDESTMPSILSRETMLATRTYIEDNPFYPKVASGTSNWTPAFMNGVPRMNAYIATTPKGRATNVLTSEKEDPVLSRWQYGLGKTVAWTSDVEGAWSGDWAAWENWAPLWNDIVTWTFSAGTQDPFELAQRRDGMTSILTFTAEETTSKPLDAAVVDERGGEVETSVRMTAPGEYEVSFEGNEGMHFVQLTERNEEQTPLFQTGITVSYPEEYELRPLNERFLEELADRGDGAVIGEASEAFRPLAEPPSAKQSIAHWLILAAFLLFFTEVGLRRFGVPRFSRVGLWGRFVARGREGEGASGKAGTIGALASRKDASARRKAGKETDGWRRIGAESVISPEKSGAGMQKGLGKSDGAAGLQASSEKTKGTDAASTEESSQDRMKRLLEAKKRRGL, encoded by the coding sequence GTGGGATTCGAACTTGAACAGCCTCTCGCTTTACTGTTATTTATTCCGATATTGATAGCTGTAGCGGTGTTTATACGGTCTAAGCTTCATCTTTCGCCAAGGGAAAAACGTGTTATTGTTCCCTTGAGAATACTTATTTTCACCTTGCTGGCCGTTGCATTGGCGATGCCTAACCTTGTTTTTACGGCAAAAGAAGTTCATACCGTGTTTGTGATGGATCGTTCCGATTCCAATACAAGAGCAAACAGTGAAATGACTTCTTATATCAGGGAGGCTGTTTCAGCGAAAGGGGAAGAGGATGCCTTTGCCATTGTTTCTGTGGGCCGGGATGCTGTCATTGAACGGATGATCAGTTCAGAGAACAGCTTCAGCAGTGACTGGAGCAGAATCAACGGAGATTATACAAACCTGGAATCGGCACTGCAGCTCAGTACGAGCCTTTTAGCTGAAAAAGGCGGCAGAATTGTCATTATGAGTGATGGGAATGAAACGGCAGGAGACGCATTGCAACAGGCGAGCATTGTAAGGGAACAGGGGATGACTGTAGACACCGTACCGTTCTATTCTCAGGGAATGAAAGATGTTTCCATGAAGGATCTACAGGTGCCCCGGCAAATGTTTAAAGGGGAGAATGCAGCCATTTCCGTTACGGTGGAAAGTACGGAAGAAACAATCGCTTTGCTCCAGGTAATGATTAATAACGAAGCAGTTCTGGAGGAGATGGTGGAGCTGAAGGAGGGGACGAATTCATTCAGCTTTACACATCCTGTTACAGAAAGCGGGACACACCACATTCGGGCAGAGGTTTATACCGAGGAAGACAGCATTCCGGAAAATAATCAGCTTTCTGCCATGACGATCGTTGGTGGTTCAGCAAAAGTGCTGCTTGTGGAAGGAGACAGTAATCAGGCGGGAAATGCCCTTTATGATGCACTTGTTTCCAGTGAGCTTGATGTGGAAAGGGTGACCGCTGATTTTCTCCCTGGTGAGCTTAACAGCTATTTGCAATATGAATCGGTCATTTTCAGCAACGTATCTGCAATGAGTGTATCCCCTCAGCAAATGGAGATTATTGAAAAAGCTGTCCGTGATTTTGGAATAGGTTTTATTATGACAGGGGGAATGCACAGTTTTGCACTTGGCGGCTACAAGGACACCCCGATCGAAACAATTCTCCCTGTGGAAATGGAGATCAAGAGTGAAGAAGAGCTTCCGTCCCTGGGAATGGTGTTTGTTATCGACAGGTCAGGAAGTATGACGGGCCACCGGCTGGAGCTTGCGAAGGAAGCTGCGGCAAGATCAGTTGAACTCCTTCGGGAAGGGGACACAGTCGGGGTTGTGGCCTTTGATGACCAGATCTGGCCGGTTGTGGAGACAGCTCCCATGGACGATATCGGAGAGGTGACCGAAAGGATTCTCGGGATTACGGCAGGAGGAGGAACAGATATTTACCCGGGTCTTGCGGAAGGGTACCGGCAGCTCGAGACCCATGAACTCCAGCGGCGGCACATCATTCTCCTCACAGATGGAGAGTCGCCGGAAACCGGGGACTACAAAGCATTAATCGAGGGGGGATTAGAGGATAATATTACTCTTTCTGCCGTTGCTGTTGGGGCAGACGCAGACCACTATCTTCTTGAAGAATTAGCGGAATATGGGGCAGGAAGATTTTACGCTGTTTTTGACGAATCTACTATGCCAAGTATTCTCTCAAGAGAGACGATGCTCGCTACGAGGACATATATTGAAGACAATCCATTTTATCCAAAAGTTGCTTCGGGCACCTCAAACTGGACACCTGCTTTTATGAACGGTGTGCCCCGGATGAATGCCTATATCGCGACAACGCCAAAGGGCCGGGCGACAAATGTGCTGACGAGCGAAAAAGAGGACCCCGTTCTTTCAAGGTGGCAGTACGGACTAGGGAAAACGGTCGCCTGGACTTCCGATGTGGAAGGGGCGTGGTCCGGCGACTGGGCAGCCTGGGAAAACTGGGCTCCCCTCTGGAATGATATTGTCACCTGGACTTTCTCAGCTGGAACACAGGATCCATTCGAGCTGGCTCAGCGCCGTGATGGGATGACTAGTATCCTCACATTTACAGCTGAAGAAACTACTTCGAAACCGCTGGATGCAGCAGTGGTTGATGAGCGGGGCGGCGAGGTGGAAACAAGTGTGAGAATGACGGCTCCTGGGGAGTACGAAGTGAGTTTTGAAGGGAATGAGGGAATGCATTTCGTGCAGCTTACAGAGCGGAATGAAGAACAAACTCCTCTGTTCCAGACTGGTATAACTGTTTCCTATCCCGAGGAGTACGAGCTGAGGCCATTGAACGAACGGTTTTTGGAGGAACTGGCAGACCGGGGAGATGGGGCGGTAATCGGTGAAGCGTCGGAAGCGTTCCGGCCGCTGGCTGAGCCGCCGTCTGCAAAACAAAGTATCGCTCACTGGCTGATTTTAGCCGCCTTCCTGTTGTTTTTTACGGAGGTGGGTCTCAGAAGATTTGGTGTTCCGAGGTTTTCCCGAGTTGGATTATGGGGGCGCTTTGTTGCCAGGGGAAGGGAAGGAGAAGGAGCATCTGGCAAGGCCGGAACAATTGGTGCCCTCGCCAGCCGTAAAGATGCATCGGCGAGAAGGAAGGCGGGGAAGGAGACAGATGGCTGGAGGAGAATTGGAGCTGAGAGTGTAATTTCACCGGAAAAGTCAGGGGCAGGTATGCAGAAAGGGCTCGGGAAGAGTGATGGAGCCGCGGGATTACAGGCTTCTTCTGAAAAGACAAAAGGTACAGATGCTGCCAGTACGGAAGAAAGTTCCCAGGATCGGATGAAACGGCTTCTTGAAGCGAAAAAGCGAAGGGGATTGTAA
- a CDS encoding DUF3892 domain-containing protein, which produces MSEKDFEGIYNEYKAQSVDVANSAFENMEQGKEAIAAVRKNEDGDLIAFKTNTGRELDYVTALDEAKAGKLAHIDVFHKYGRDIIRSEPDGISENNLGELPEF; this is translated from the coding sequence ATGAGTGAAAAAGATTTTGAAGGCATCTACAATGAATACAAAGCCCAGAGCGTGGACGTCGCAAACTCTGCTTTTGAAAATATGGAGCAAGGTAAAGAAGCAATTGCAGCTGTGAGGAAAAATGAAGACGGGGATTTAATCGCCTTTAAAACAAATACAGGAAGAGAGCTTGATTATGTGACGGCTCTTGATGAAGCAAAGGCGGGGAAGCTGGCTCATATAGATGTTTTCCATAAGTACGGCAGAGATATTATCCGCAGTGAGCCAGACGGCATCTCCGAAAATAATCTGGGTGAACTTCCTGAGTTTTAA
- a CDS encoding nuclear transport factor 2 family protein has translation MPQKREFIEKFNEAFAGNDSEFITDHMKEDVIWTLMGKETFRGKKEVMEEFKKMKEENIIELTISHIITHELTASCNGIMKIICPAGNVEATAFCDVYKFDKFEPGKIIEITSYFIPVNLDASEKNQAE, from the coding sequence ATGCCGCAAAAACGGGAATTTATTGAGAAGTTCAACGAGGCCTTTGCAGGTAATGATTCAGAATTTATAACAGATCATATGAAGGAAGACGTAATCTGGACATTGATGGGCAAGGAAACATTCCGCGGGAAAAAAGAAGTAATGGAAGAATTCAAAAAGATGAAGGAAGAAAATATTATTGAATTAACAATCTCACATATTATCACCCATGAGCTCACTGCTTCCTGTAACGGGATTATGAAAATCATTTGCCCGGCAGGAAATGTGGAAGCAACTGCTTTTTGTGATGTTTACAAGTTTGATAAATTCGAGCCGGGGAAAATTATAGAGATAACAAGTTACTTTATCCCTGTTAACCTGGACGCCAGTGAAAAAAATCAGGCTGAATGA